One window of the Prochlorococcus marinus XMU1411 genome contains the following:
- a CDS encoding esterase/lipase family protein, translating to MEKRNPIILIHGLWNTSSIFSSITSKLDNIGIEYFAPTLKHSYGMTSIIDLTIILNELILDKYGLEKEIDILGFSMGGIIGRYWLQKFKGYKRTRRFISIGSPHKGTLMAQLIPSYPFRGISEMKINSEFLKELANNDFFLDGIECINFFTYWDLMVFPSWWTNLNFGKKISVKVYKHRNLVRNKSAIYKIINEIIN from the coding sequence TTGGAAAAAAGAAATCCCATTATATTGATTCATGGTCTTTGGAATACTTCAAGTATTTTTTCTTCTATTACCTCAAAACTTGATAATATTGGAATTGAATATTTTGCCCCAACTCTTAAGCATTCATATGGAATGACTTCAATTATTGATCTAACAATAATATTAAACGAATTAATTTTAGACAAATACGGTTTAGAAAAAGAAATAGATATTTTAGGATTTTCTATGGGAGGAATAATTGGTAGGTACTGGCTTCAAAAATTTAAAGGATATAAAAGAACAAGAAGATTCATATCTATAGGCTCCCCTCACAAAGGAACATTGATGGCTCAATTAATACCTAGTTACCCTTTTAGAGGAATATCAGAAATGAAAATAAATAGTGAGTTTTTGAAAGAGCTTGCAAATAATGATTTTTTTCTTGATGGTATCGAGTGTATAAATTTCTTTACTTATTGGGACCTAATGGTATTCCCAAGCTGGTGGACTAATTTAAATTTTGGAAAGAAAATATCAGTAAAAGTATATAAACATAGAAATCTTGTGAGAAATAAATCTGCGATTTACAAAATAATCAATGAAATTATCAATTAG
- the folB gene encoding dihydroneopterin aldolase, whose translation METFLKIENIKLWARVGVLDEERELGQLFSLDIFLWTDFENCTVNDDIKKTVDYSKLVQILKDQSKKIYCFTIEKYSNAILEIIDEEFNLSKIKIILTKCNPPITGFDGKVSIVRILENN comes from the coding sequence ATGGAAACTTTCTTAAAAATTGAGAATATTAAACTTTGGGCTAGGGTTGGCGTTCTTGATGAAGAAAGGGAATTAGGTCAACTATTTAGTTTAGATATATTTTTGTGGACTGATTTTGAAAATTGTACAGTAAATGATGATATAAAAAAAACAGTTGACTATTCTAAATTAGTTCAAATTTTAAAAGATCAATCTAAAAAAATATATTGTTTTACAATCGAAAAGTATTCAAACGCAATTTTAGAAATCATTGATGAAGAATTTAATCTTTCTAAAATTAAAATTATTTTGACAAAATGCAATCCTCCAATAACAGGTTTCGATGGGAAGGTTTCAATAGTAAGAATTCTTGAAAATAATTAA